The window TTCACCAGGCTTAACAGTAAACGAAATATTCTTTAAAACATCTGTTTTACCATCATAACTAAAGGTTACATTTTTAAATTCAATTAACCCTTCAAAGATTTCTAGTTTACTTTCAATTTGTTCAGGCTCAATTTCTTCATTATCCAGTAAAGTAAATACTCGTGAAGCCGCAACAATTGCTTGTTGATAGAAAGATAATCGTTCCATTACACTGTTAATTGGTTCAAAGAATCGATTGATATAAGTTATGAAAACATAAACAACCCCTACTTCAATTGCAGTGTTGAATGAAGTCATACCGAAGTAAGTTAAAATAATGACAATTGCTGTAAAGAAAATTAAATCAATTACTGGTCTAAGTAAGAGACTATTTAATTTGATATTGTTCATCATTGCATCATAATGCTCATTATTTATGTGATCGAACTCATCAGAAATTCGTTGTTCCTGACGAAATGTTTGGATGATCCCCATTCCCGATAAACTTTCTGCCAACTTCGCGTTTAGCTGACTTAGCTTCTCTCTCATTGTCATAAAAACCACTGAACTATACTTCCGGTACAAATAAATAACCAAAAAGATTAATGGCAATAAAACAAGTGTATATAAAGCGAGTAATGGATTTAATAGGAACATGGCAACATAAACCCCAACAATAAGAAACGCCGCTTGTATGAATGAACTTAAAACAGAGACGAATAATTCCTTTATAGCCTCTGTATCATTTGTAGCTCTTGAAACAATTGACCCTGCAGGTGTTTCATCGAAATACCGCATTCCCAGCTTATGAATTTTAGAGAAAACATCAATTCGCAGCTGCTGAATTATTTTTAACGCAATCTCCTGAAACTTTACAAGCTGTAAATAGGATATCACTACATTCAGAATCTGTATGATAAAATAGGAAACCGCTAAATAGAGGATAGGCTCAAAATCGAAAATGTTTTTTGCTACATAATCATCCAAAAATATTTTAATGAGATATGGGCCAAGTACATCCCCGATAACAGTCAGCATCAGTAAAAACAGTGCCAGTATTACTGATTTCTTATGCGGTTTTAAATAAGCTAATAATCTGAAGAGAATCTGTGTTTGTTCTTTACTAGAAAAGGCGAGCTTGTTTTTCATTTCCTTCCCCTCCCTTTTCTACCAATCGCTCAAGCTGCTGTAGCTGATACATTTCAAAGTATCTACCTTGTAAGCCCATCAATTCTCCATGTGTTCCTTTTTCAACGATCGTCCCTTCATGCATCACGATAATTAGTTGAGCATGTTCAATTGCACTTAAGCGATGAGATGTAATTATAGTTGTAGATTCTTTTCTTGCTTCCTTAAGAGACCTTAGTATCGCTTCCTCAGTTTTTGCATCTACAGCTGATAATGAATCATCTAAAATAAGAAGCTCTGGTTTCATCATTAAAGCTCTGGCAATAGAAATTCTTTGTTTTTGACCACCAGATAAAGAAACACCACGTTCTCCCACAATTGTTTCATATCCCTCGGTTAAACGTAAAATATCTTCATGAATATGAGCAACTTTCGCAATTTGTTCGACGACTTCTCGTTTTTCTTGAGGATTGATAAATGCGATATTTTCATAGATTGTTGTTGAGAATAAAAAATGATCTTGAGGCACATAACCGATTGCTTCTCTTAATCGTTGTTTTTTATATTCATCAATGGAATGTCTTCCGAATTTAATTTCCCCAGTATATCCTTCAAATTCACGTAATAATAATTTTAAAATGGATGTTTTACCTGAACCTGTTTTCCCTACTATTCCTAATGTTTCACCGCGCTTCAAGGTAAAATGAACATTATGCAGTGCACTGGTATGATCACCTGGGAATTTGAAATCTTCAATGTCGAATTGTATATCTCCATTTGGTTTAATATCCACCGCATTTTCTTTATCGTCAATCTCTATCGGGACATTCAGTAGTTGTTCAATACGGTCATAAGAAGCAGAACCACGTTCCATAATATTAAACAACATACCAAATGCCAGCATTGGCCAAACCAGTAATCCTAAATAAGTATTAAATGCTACCAGATCACCAATTGTCATGGAATCTTCATAAATAAATTTGGCACCAAAACCTAAGCTCAGCATGAAGCTAAAGCCAATCACTAAACTAATGGTAGGGTCAAACAAAGAATCGATTCTAGCAACTTTCATGTTTTTATCAACTACATCATTTGATAACCGAGTGAAATCTGCTGTATCTTCTTCTTGCTGACCAAAAGTCTTGATTACTTTAATACCTGAAATACTTTCCTGTGTTTTATCATTTAAATCGGAAAATGCTGCTTGAGCTTCGCGGAACTTCGAGTGAAGCAGCTTCCCATAATAACTAGTGGAGATGGCCATTAAAGGCATAGGAATCAAGGCAATTAATGTTAAACGCCAATCGATTGTAAATGCCATCGCTAAAATAACAAATCCACCTGTTGTAACAGAGTCAAAAAGAGTTAGAACGCCTCCACCAGCTGTTTGCTGCACTGCAGAAATGTCATTTGTTGCATGGGCCATTAAATCTCCAACTCGTCGCTGTTGATAAAATGACGGACTCATTTTCGTAAAATGACGAAAGAGCTTCTCTCGTAAAATTTTTGCTAAATAAGTAGAAGAGCCAAATATCATTCTTCGCCAATAATAACGAAGAATATAGATAAGAATGGCAACTACGATTATGATTCCAACCCATTTTGCAAGTGTTTGCGGCGTTAACACTCCTTCACCAATTTCATCAACGACATAACCTATCACTTTTGGCGGAATAAGATTTAATAGTGCAACTAAACCAAGCATCGTCAGACCAATTAGATACTCTTTTTTCCTCAATTTAAAAAACCAACTTAATTTTAAAAATACTTTCATCCATTCACCTTCTTTAATGTCTAAAGGTACTTAATTTTTCAAAAATTCAGTCCATATCAAGCCCAACTAATTTTAGCAAATATTAAATTCCACGTGAAGAGCATTCTTAAAAATAATTCAGTATTCGAAACATTTCCGTCGAAAGTAGTAGGAAAAGAAAAAAAACTGCAACCAACCTCAATCATTTCGAATTTGGTTACAGTCTAAAACTTTTCTTCAATTATATAAATAATTTTATATTTTCCTTTATACATTTATTACACATGGTAAATCTTCTCGAAACATTTTGTGGGCATCTGTACTCAATTCTAAAACTGACATTGCCTCAACATTCGGTTTTGCATAAATAATCGGATAATCTTTTTCACCAAGTAATTCATCCGGTTTGTAGGGTAATATCTCTTTATCAATCGAAAATCCATCATAAACACCTTTACAATTTCCACGGGCATCTAACCGAATCCATTTACTTATAGAAGGTATAAAGACCGCATTTAGGGCATGGAGCGCATAACGATTATCTGTTCCATTAATAAGTAATCTTTGATAACAAAAACCTGTCGGAATGGATTGCGATCTTAATAATGCTGCTAATAGATTAGCTTTGGCAAAACAAACTCCTTCACCATATTTTAAAACTTCATTTGCTCGACAGGGTACATATTGGCTTTGGATATCCAATGATTGAGCGATTTGATCCCTTACATACTCAAAAGCAATTTTTACTTTGTCGATATCTGTTTGATTTTCTGAAAATAACAGAGCAACTTGTTTTTTAATCGATTCATGTGAATAGTTAACTACATACAGTTCATTTAAATAATCACCAATGTCAATAGATTCAGCAATCAAATTCATTATAACCATCTCCGAACATTTTCATGTAATCTCTTATTTAGCTATATTATACTTCTTTAGGAAATTTGGATTCTATATTCTATCAATCACAAATATGTATAAACCGTGAAATGTTGTTTAAGTTAAAGGTTTTACTTGAGTATTAATTGCCATAAAAAATGGAAAACCACCTTAAAAAAAAGATGGTTTTCCTGACATTGTCATGTTGTAACTTTTAATACAGTTTTAATTTTTTGAATTACTCCACCCGAGCTATAAGTTAACACACTACGTTTATAGAATGATAAACTAATCATATAAAACGCCACAACTGTTATAACTAAGAGGGCTAATGAAATAATTGGCTCTATTGCAGCTATATCAGTTGCTCCTATACGCATTGGCATAACCATCCCAGAAGTTAAAGGAATATATGAGAATACTTTAATAAGCAATGTATCTGGGTTTGCAACACCTGATATCATCACATAGAAACCCACTAAAGCAGTCATAATTGCCGGAGTCATTACTTGTGAAGCTTCCTCTACCTTCGAAACAAGCGAACCAAATAACGCACCAATGATTAAGAATAAAATAATCGTTAAGAACAAGAAGGCGATGACATAAAATACATAGGAATAAGACAATTCATTTAAAATGGATTCAACCATTTCCCATTTCGATCCACCATCCGTAAATCGAAGCAACACAAATAGGAAACCAAAAATAATTACAAACTGTGTTAAGGCAAGTAACGTAATTCCTATGATTTTAGATTGGAAATGAGTACTTGGTTTTACACTTACTAATAGCATTTCAAGAGCTCGTGATCCTTTTTCAGATGCGACATCTGTCGTAATCATCGATAAGAACGCCATTATAAAGAAGTAAATCACAATCCCCACAAAGTAGGATGCCCACATACCTGATTGCTTCTGGTCTTCACTCTTCCCATCTGCGACAGCTTCATTTAAATTTGTTGTCGTAATAATTGCTTCAGAATTTAAGATTTTGTCAGCCTCACTAGCCGTTAGATTCAATTGTTGAATACCGTAAATCTTCCCAGCATATTGAACAAACGAGGAAATAGTCGATTGATCATTTAATTTTAATGGTGCATATGTTGCAATATCAGCCTTGAAAGCTTCATTTTCTTCCGTAACAACGACAACTGCATCATATTCTTCTTCTTTTAATTGATCATATACAGTTTCCGTCTGATCTGTCGGGAAGCTAAAGGCAATGTCCTCATTTGATATAAATATAGGTTCCAATTCAACGGGAGTTTCGTTAATCAAAGCCACTTTAAGGGCTTCTTCATCCACAAAGATGGCTTTAATATCTGACCAAAATACAACGACTGCAATAACTGCTACATATAAAAGAGTCATTAGTATAAAAGATTTTGCGCGTACCTTCTGTTTATAGAGCTGTTTAATCAAAATCCCTAATTTACTCAACATTGCCACCTACCTTATCTTTGAATATCTCATCCAGTGATAAATAATCAAGACTAAATTTCTCTATATATTGTCCGTTTGAGACAACCTCAAAGATAGATTCTGCGAAAGATTCGTCCATCAAGGTTAGAATATATTCATCTCGATCAATCTTAACCCCTTTTACACCTGCCATTTTTTCTAACTCTCTTAAAGGAACATCTGTACGAAGCGTCAATTTCGTTTTTCCATATTGCTTCTTCAAATCTAGTAGACTACCAGAGAATAGAGAGACACCTCTTTTAAGGAGGCAGAGATGATCACATAATTCTTCAACATTATCCATTTGATGACTGGAAAATAGAATCGTCACACCTTTATCTTTTAATAATAAAATTGCACTTTTCAACAAGTCTCTGTTAACAGGATCCAATCCACTGAAAGGTTCATCCAAGATTAAAAATTTGGGATTGTGAATAAAGCTAGCGATTAATTGTACTTTCTGCTGATTTCCTTTTGACAAAGTTTCCGCCTTGTTATGTCGTTTCTCCTCTAAATCAAAGCGGGCAATCCAAAAATCAATCTCCCTCTTTAGAGCATCACGTTTCATACCTCGCAATTCACCAAAGAAATATAATTGCTCCTCCACCTTCATCTGAGGGAATATGCCACGTTCCTCCGGTAAATATCCTAAGTAATCACGATTTATTTTTTTAATGGGCGTTCCATCCCAAGTAATCGTTCCAGATGTTTGGTCTTGTAGATCTAAAATCATTCGGAAAGTAGTGGTTTTGCCTGCACCATTTTGGCCAATAAGACCAAAGATTTCACCTTTCCCGATAGTGAAATTCAAGTCATTTACCGCTGTGAAATCTTTGTATTTTTTCACAACATGTTCTAAAGTCAATGTCATTTTTATAGCTCCTTTCTAATCGTTAAAAATCTCTAACTTCTGTTTCAAATTTCTTCGTTTATTTATAACTTTTAGCAAGGGGAATAATATAATGGTCGCAATTCCTATATTTAGTCCCCCGACAAAATCATTAATACTATTTTTACTTTCATCACTTAAGAGAGTAGTATTAACGATTCCAATTAATACATTAATAAAGAAAACCGATGAAAATAGATAGAACACTCGGTTTAGGTATGCTAGTTTCGAAGAAGTATCACTATATAATTCAAATGGTCCTTCTGACGCCTTTTTTCGAAAATAGGCCCAATTAAACACTACTTTCACAAGTTCAATTCCAGATAATTGCAAAAAATCTATGTACTCTTTGCGATCATCTTTTGAACCTAGCTCATAAATCATCTCATTTCGATAAATATATTCTCCTGGGTCCCCTTTCTTAAAAGCATAATATCCTATCCCGAAAGTGGTTAAATGCCAACCTTTTTCTGCCATATGATTTACCCATTTTTCCTCTTTTTCATAATCGAAAAAAAGACGTAATTTAATTTTAGTCTCTTTCAAGATTTGCCACCTCCTGTTATACGGACACCATTATCGAAAAGTTCCCTTAATCTTGAAATTTCTGTATTAATTACCTTTTTTCCTTCCTCTGTAATGATGTACTCCTTTTTTCGTCCATCTTCTTCAAAATTTTGGATCCAACCCCGTTCTAATAGGGTCTTTATCGCTCCATAAATAGTACCTGCACCTAGTTTCACACGCCCTGCTGTCATTTCTTCCGTTAGTTGAATAATTCCGTATCCATGTCTAGGTTCGTATAATGAAAGTAAAATATAATAAACCCCTTCCGTTAGAGGAGGATGATCTTGAGTCATTTCCTTCTTCCCTTTCAATTATATTGATGAACGATATATCGGCTGTTGATATAGTTAATATATCAGCAACCGATATAGTTGTCAATATGGTAGATAATTGGATTTCATTTGCATTGGATAGTCTATACATACTGAAGATAATATATAAAAGTAATTATTTTTTTATACGGATGGAATTGAATTGAAGTTGGAGTAGATTGAAATAAGAATAGTTCATAAAAGACATTTTGAAGGAGGAGAAGGATGATGATTCACTTTTTGATAGGAATGAGCAGCATAATTTGAACAAGATAATACTAAGGAGGGACTTCATATGGGGAATGAAGTCCCTTTTGAAGAAAAAGTTTTTGCTAATTCACCTCATAAAGGGAATTCACTGCATTTGGAAGATAGATAGTATTGCTCATGCACTTCAAATAGCCATTGAACTGCATCCAGAAGTTTTAGACTGCTGCTAATGCACCCAGGACTAATGAATGAAGTGCATGATATGAAGAAGTTTGCATAAATGGGGCAATTCGTAATATAAGACCGTCTCTCCCTGACAGGTTCCCCCTTGGTTTTGTCTTAGTTTTCTGCTTGTCTGCTACTTTTCCTTTATGTCATTTTCCTGATTTTCTTTCAAAAAAGTACAGATTATCTTAATGGTTTCATCAATTTCATTATTAAAGAAATTATTTTTAGTGAAGTAGCTATGTACTAAACCATTTGCAACATGTAATTCCACATTATTACCAAAACTTTTTAGTTTATGCGCATAAGCAATTCCTTCATCCTTTAAAACATCATTTTCAGCAACAATAATCAATGCTTCAGGTAACTGTTTTACATCTTTCGCCTTCAATGGTGCTACATAAGGATGGTTTTGTAAGTCCTTCTCGACTAGATAGTAATGGGCAAACCATTCCATATCTTTCTTCTGCAAACCAAAACCTTCTGCAAACTCGTAATAGGAATCAGTAGTAAATGATAAATCTGTAACAGGATAAAGCAAAATTTGCTTTTTGATAGCAGGACCTTGTAGTTCTCTATTTAATAGTGTGACAACTGTAGCTAAATTTCCTCCTGCACTATCCCCCATTACAGAAAGCTCATTTTGTAGACCATTTAAGACTTGAGAGTGGTCCACCGTCCATCGAAACGCATCATAGGCATCATTTACTGGAATAGGGAATGGATATTCCGGAGCTAAACGATATCCAACGGAAATAACAATGGATTTCGTCTCGGCTGCTAGAAGTTGACAAGTTTCATTACATGTCTCGATATCGTTCAACACCCATCCTCCCCCATGATAATAAATGATTATGGGAAACGGTCCTTTACCGCTTGGCGTATAAATTCTAATAGGAATTTCCTCCCCATCACGTACAACGATGGTTTTATCTTCTATTAGCCTTAAAGGAACAAGATTTGCTAATTCTATTTTAGGGGCATTTGCTCGTAATCTTCTTACTTCAGTTGGAGTCATCGTATGTAAAGGGCGTTGCTGATTTACAATTTCTAAATAATCTTTCGTGCTTTCCAATAAATTTGCCATCTATTTCACGATCCTTAAAAGTGTATTTTTAATACCAATCTATTTACTCTGATTTAATTATAAGTAATTCAATAGGAATTATCAATTATATGGAAATAAATATCTTTCTACCTTGTTTTAGTTTCCCTACACTCAATACTTCTTAAACCAAAACTACTAGTCAATTAAAAAAGACATGGTCTCCCATGCCTTCATAACTAAGAATAAAACGGAAAATTCTTTGGTTGTTGAATTACAGGCATTGAAAAATGTGAAGGGTGTGAATGATGGTATGGCTGTTGATAATTGTGATTTTGATGACAGTCCTTATATGGGCCTATAAAAGTATTTGGTTTCACAGGTGCAGTCGTTTGCTTCCATTGTTGTTCATCTATACAATATGTCCTCGCCATGATACTTGAAGGCGTAAATTTCAAAATATCAGAACCTAATATTACTTCAGGTGTATTCGCATCGAAAATCGCTAGAAAGTGTGTGTGATCAGCTTGTGCCTCGATAAAGTGCCACCAGCCTTGGGGAACATTTGCTACCTGTCCAGGCATTATTGTGAATTGCATTAATTGCTTCATAAATGGGTTAAAGATTGACACAGTAGCACAACCAGAAATACAGTAAACTAATTCAGCTGCGTTTTGATGGTAATGAGGCTCAACAATATTGCCCTTACTTAAGTAAGTATCAAGCATAGAGAGATTTTTTAATGAGTTTAATTGACTCACACCTAAAACATTTATAAAATTTTGTTGGTCTTTTTTAAACAATTGGCTTTTGTTTACATCAAACGAAAATTGAGTAGAAGGTGAAGAAAAATCAATTGTTGAATTCATTGTATGTTCTCCTTTTTGAATACTTTAATAAAGCTGAAAAACCTTTTCAAAACTATAAGATATCATTACGGTAATAACGTAATGTCCCAGATTCATGACAAAAGCCTCGCTTCTCCCCAACTATAATATGTACATTTTCAATTTAGGTTCTTGCACGTAATATTAGCAACTTTAAGAAATTTATCACGGTATTTATTAAATAGTAATTCTATTTCTCAAATTCTTATGTGACAATAGGTAATTTATCTAGTTCACTTTCTCACTTTTGAATAGATTAATAATGCACAAAATAATAAAAAGAGGAGGGTAAAATTTATGCATCGTCGTCATCATTGTGGAGGCCGTTGTAACAACCCGATTTGCTGTCCACCAAATGTTTTTCCAACTCAGGTAGCACCAGCTCGAGTATCACCAACTCAACAAGTTGTAAGAACAAACATCTTTAACACAGTTGTACCGCATTACCACCCAGTTCATACGACAACTGTCAATAGACATAACACTCACAATCAACATTACTTCCCACGTACTCAATCTGTTGTGAATGAATTCTCTGAAACTCAAGAATTCTTCCCACCTTATAATGCAGGAACTACAGGTAATACTGGATTTACTGGAAATACAGGATTTATAGGTAATACTGGAATGATGGGTAATACTGGATTTATGGGAGCTCCAGTTCGTAGAAGAAGAGGATTTTTTTAATTTCTAGTTTCTAGAAATGACTTGTCTATACTTCTTCCTATAAAAAATAGATTACCTGCTTCACGTAAAGTGAGAGGTAATCTATTTTTACTTACATACGCTTTAATTTTTCATACTCAAGTTGTAATTGTTCTATTCGTTTTCTTCCCTCTTCACGGTTACGAACTGTCTCAGCTTGAATTTGTTTTGTTTCTTCAATTCCTGACATAATTGTCTGCCATGTTGTTTCAATTGTTTCAATTTTAATGCTTGGATTTCCAGCTGATCGAGCAATATCAATACTGTTTTGACGAATATTTTCAGCATTTCGAATTAACATTTCATTTGTTCTTTTATCAAGCTCATTCATCGAATCTGCAACTAACTTTTGACGTTGGATTGTAACTGCATGAATTAACCCTTGTTTAAAAATAGGAATTGTAGTAACGAACGCAGAGTTGATTTTACCTATTAGATGATTGTTTCCTTGCTGAATCATACGAATTTGAGGTGCAGCCTGGAAAGAAACCTGTTGAGCCATTTCTAAATCATACCTGCGTTGCTCTAATAGCTCCATATTTCTTCTTAACGTTTCCAGCTCCATAATAGCTTGTTGATCGCCTTCATTTGCTCTTTGCTCTAATTGCGGAATGAGTGGCTGAAGTTTATGCAGTTTCACTTCAATAGCAGCCACGTGCTCACTTAGACTTTGGAAATAATTTAGATTTTGATCATACATTTGCTCAAGCTCAACCGTATTTCGTTTCATCTCAAGCTCATATTTTTGTATTTCATTATAGATTACATCAATTTCTTTATTCATTGTGTCGTATTTCGACAGGATTTTTTCTAGTTGTTCTTTTCCTTTGTTAAATAAGCGCTTTAAAAAGCCGCCTTTTTTCTCTTCTTTAAAATCCTGTGGATCAAAACGGTCCATTATTTTGTTTAAATTATTTATAAGCTCACTTGATTTTTCAAGCTTGCTTGTTTTTATAGAAGCTAACATTTTATCTGAAAATTTCGAGATTGCTGTTGCAGTTTCTTTTCCGAACTCTAAAACAGCAATTTGATTTTTAACGTCTATTTTCTCAGCAAGCGCCTGTACTTGAGGTTCTTCTCTTAAAGCTAGCTGACGTTTCTTAATTTGGGACAATTCTTCCTTACTAACTAGCTGCTGCTGTGGTATTTCAGAAAGGCTATTATTTTCTACATTCATTTTTGAATTTAAATCATCAAATAATGGGTTTTTTAGTTCTGACATTGAAATCCCCCGTTCTATTTATTGTTTTGTCATTATAGACAAAAACACAGTTAACTTTAACCTTGTATAAATTATGCTTATAAAAAACATACGAAATACAAGTAAAAAAGTTTCAAGAAATAATTTATCATGAGTAAGTTATTTTGTTAAGCTGAATCAAGAACAAATTTATACACACCTAAAAATAATCCTGTTTGTACTCAAACAGGATTATTATTCCATTATTATAATGCACTTCCTGAACCACCATCAATATTAAGAGCAGTCCCTGAAACATAGGAGGCAGCATCAGATGCTAAAAAAGTAATTACATTCGCTGCTTCTTCTGTATTGCCAATGCGTCCTAATGGAATATTTTTTCCAACTTCTCTAGAATACTCTTCCCATGTAGCATCCGGCATTTCATTGTGCCATTTTTTTTCGATTTGACTACTTCTAATTAACCCAATACATACAGAGTTCACTCGGATATTGTATTTCCCTAAGTCTTTACTCATCGCTTTTGTTAATGCAAGGCCAGCTGAACGACTAACTGTGGTTGGTAGGCTTGATGCTGGTGGAGTTTTAGCTAAAACAGCAGTTAGATTGATGATAGAGCCTCCGTTTTGTTCTTTTAAATAGGGAAGAGCGTATTTTGAACAATGAATGGCACCAAATAATTTTAAATTTAAATCAGAATGCCATAATTCTGTTTCCACGTCCTCAAAAGAGTTAGCTGATGATGTTCCGGCATTATTAATGACTATATTCAACTTTCCGAAATGAGCAACCACTTCTTCAATTAGTCTCTTGCATTCTTCTTCGATAGACACATCTGCAGAGATCGTCAGAACATCTTCTCCTGTTTGTTCTTGGATAAATGCTTTTGCTTCCTTCAGTGTATCTTCACCTCGAGCAGCAATTGCTACTTTAGTCCCCTCTTTGACTAGCTGTAATGCTGTATATAAGCCAATTCCTTTACTCGCACCTGTTATTACTGCTACCTTATCTTTTAATCCTAGATTCATATGCAATAACTCCTTTAATTTTCTATAATAGTTAAATTATATAAGAAATTATCTTAGTTGTGTGAATTTTCTTATGATTCTTTCTTATTTTTATTCGTTAGTAATTTGTTTGACAAAAATAGTCCAATTCCACCAATCACAATAAATAACAGTGCACGGACTATGAGATTTAAAGAATCAAGATCAGAGAATATGAGTTTAATAATAGCAACCGCAAGTATACAATACCCCATTGACTTTACTTTTCGTAATACACCTGTAGTGCTCATCCATAGGGATAAACTTGCTGTAATAAATAGTAAAAGTGTCTTGCCAGTAACAACAAGGAAGTAATTGACAATACTATCGAATTGCAATTGACTTAAAAGAGAATATAGCAGCACCAATGCTCCGAGTATCCCTACAGTTAATAGACCGTCCACATCCAATTTTAATTTCGATATCCAAGTTCTATATAAATATCCCTTCATATATATATCGGCAAGAATCGCAATGACGATAAATGCATAAATAATACGAACGAATAGGTTCAGCCATATATCAATGCCCTCTACAAAATGCGTTGGTATCAGGTTAATGTACGTAAGGAAAAATGCAAAAATTAAAATGTATCTAAGTCCCC is drawn from Lysinibacillus sp. SGAir0095 and contains these coding sequences:
- a CDS encoding cupin domain-containing protein, with the translated sequence MNSTIDFSSPSTQFSFDVNKSQLFKKDQQNFINVLGVSQLNSLKNLSMLDTYLSKGNIVEPHYHQNAAELVYCISGCATVSIFNPFMKQLMQFTIMPGQVANVPQGWWHFIEAQADHTHFLAIFDANTPEVILGSDILKFTPSSIMARTYCIDEQQWKQTTAPVKPNTFIGPYKDCHQNHNYQQPYHHSHPSHFSMPVIQQPKNFPFYS
- a CDS encoding CotD family spore coat protein — protein: MHRRHHCGGRCNNPICCPPNVFPTQVAPARVSPTQQVVRTNIFNTVVPHYHPVHTTTVNRHNTHNQHYFPRTQSVVNEFSETQEFFPPYNAGTTGNTGFTGNTGFIGNTGMMGNTGFMGAPVRRRRGFF
- a CDS encoding toxic anion resistance protein — its product is MSELKNPLFDDLNSKMNVENNSLSEIPQQQLVSKEELSQIKKRQLALREEPQVQALAEKIDVKNQIAVLEFGKETATAISKFSDKMLASIKTSKLEKSSELINNLNKIMDRFDPQDFKEEKKGGFLKRLFNKGKEQLEKILSKYDTMNKEIDVIYNEIQKYELEMKRNTVELEQMYDQNLNYFQSLSEHVAAIEVKLHKLQPLIPQLEQRANEGDQQAIMELETLRRNMELLEQRRYDLEMAQQVSFQAAPQIRMIQQGNNHLIGKINSAFVTTIPIFKQGLIHAVTIQRQKLVADSMNELDKRTNEMLIRNAENIRQNSIDIARSAGNPSIKIETIETTWQTIMSGIEETKQIQAETVRNREEGRKRIEQLQLEYEKLKRM
- a CDS encoding SDR family NAD(P)-dependent oxidoreductase; this translates as MNLGLKDKVAVITGASKGIGLYTALQLVKEGTKVAIAARGEDTLKEAKAFIQEQTGEDVLTISADVSIEEECKRLIEEVVAHFGKLNIVINNAGTSSANSFEDVETELWHSDLNLKLFGAIHCSKYALPYLKEQNGGSIINLTAVLAKTPPASSLPTTVSRSAGLALTKAMSKDLGKYNIRVNSVCIGLIRSSQIEKKWHNEMPDATWEEYSREVGKNIPLGRIGNTEEAANVITFLASDAASYVSGTALNIDGGSGSAL